The following are encoded together in the Streptomyces rapamycinicus NRRL 5491 genome:
- a CDS encoding glutathione S-transferase C-terminal domain-containing protein has product MSETFPVSSGPAALLDPDPCSPRPLLAPPAPPHRFRSRIGVDLAGGFYPVPHRYRLYLSASCPLSLRVSITLDLLGLRDTVATTLVGLPDDTPEAYAALRGAYEATWHRYGGPVDAPALCDRWTGRVVSNHTPDILRDLAGHLSDDHGTGGPALRPAALATDIDALRDLIDADIIHAARQAGTAAGVECREAALERLLTALGRFDRGLTAAPYALGEELTAADVDLWVALVQLDTEHRLLLDADAADRVSRHGQLRAYVRRLHAHPAFHTTLPEALQDEMS; this is encoded by the coding sequence ATGTCCGAGACGTTTCCGGTCAGTTCAGGTCCTGCCGCTCTTCTCGACCCCGACCCCTGCTCGCCCCGACCCCTACTCGCCCCGCCCGCGCCACCGCACCGCTTCCGCAGCCGCATCGGCGTCGACCTCGCCGGTGGCTTCTATCCGGTGCCGCATCGCTATCGGCTCTATCTCTCCGCGAGCTGTCCGCTCTCACTGCGCGTCTCCATCACCCTCGATCTGCTCGGGCTGCGGGACACCGTGGCCACCACCCTCGTCGGGCTCCCGGACGACACCCCCGAGGCGTACGCCGCGCTGCGCGGGGCCTACGAGGCCACCTGGCACCGCTACGGCGGACCGGTGGACGCGCCCGCGCTGTGCGACCGCTGGACCGGACGTGTCGTCAGCAATCACACGCCCGACATCCTGCGCGACCTCGCCGGCCATCTGAGCGACGACCACGGAACCGGAGGCCCCGCGCTGCGCCCGGCGGCCCTCGCTACCGACATCGACGCCCTCCGGGACCTCATCGACGCGGACATCATCCACGCCGCCCGGCAGGCGGGGACGGCAGCCGGGGTGGAGTGCCGGGAGGCGGCGCTGGAGCGGCTGCTGACCGCCCTCGGCCGGTTCGACCGCGGGCTGACGGCCGCGCCGTACGCCCTGGGCGAGGAGCTGACCGCCGCCGATGTGGACCTGTGGGTGGCCCTGGTACAGCTGGACACCGAGCACCGGCTCCTCCTGGACGCCGACGCGGCCGACCGGGTCTCCCGCCATGGGCAGCTGCGCGCCTATGTACGGCGGCTGCACGCCCACCCGGCCTTCCACACCACGCTTCCGGAGGCCCTCCAGGACGAGATGTCCTGA
- a CDS encoding Fpg/Nei family DNA glycosylase produces the protein MPELPDVEGFRRTLASCAQGHRVERAEVADPGVLHGVTAQRLKRDLKGRRFAAPRRHGKWLIAPTDGPTVVLHFGMTGRLVCGADSEPAGRFQRVAFDLDDGHRLGYEDQRKLQGIWLAATDDDIDRIIGDQGPDALSLSRADLDRLLEGRRGRVKATLTDQAVIAGLGNLLGDEILWHARIHPRRPVNALTDDERDELHSALREVLRASVRAGRVPDDPDWLTGRRDDPDPHCPRCGNPLRRGRISGRTSLWCPHCQREDP, from the coding sequence ATGCCCGAGCTTCCGGACGTCGAGGGGTTCCGGCGGACGCTCGCCTCCTGCGCCCAGGGCCACCGCGTAGAGCGGGCGGAGGTGGCCGATCCGGGGGTGCTGCACGGGGTGACCGCGCAGCGGCTGAAGCGCGACCTCAAGGGCCGCCGCTTCGCGGCACCGCGCCGCCACGGCAAGTGGCTGATCGCCCCCACCGACGGGCCCACCGTCGTGCTCCACTTCGGGATGACCGGGCGGCTGGTCTGCGGGGCGGACTCCGAACCGGCCGGCCGGTTCCAGCGCGTCGCCTTCGACCTCGACGACGGCCACCGCCTCGGCTACGAGGACCAGCGCAAACTCCAGGGCATCTGGCTCGCCGCCACCGACGACGACATCGACCGGATCATCGGCGACCAGGGCCCGGACGCGCTCTCGCTGAGCCGGGCCGATCTGGACCGGCTGCTGGAAGGGCGGCGCGGACGCGTCAAGGCCACCCTGACCGACCAGGCCGTGATCGCCGGACTCGGCAATCTGCTCGGCGACGAGATCCTGTGGCACGCCCGGATCCATCCGCGGCGGCCGGTGAACGCGCTGACCGACGACGAGCGCGATGAGCTGCACAGCGCGCTGCGCGAGGTGCTGCGCGCCTCGGTACGGGCGGGGCGGGTGCCGGACGACCCGGACTGGCTCACCGGGCGGCGCGACGATCCGGATCCGCACTGCCCCCGCTGCGGCAATCCGCTGCGCCGCGGCCGGATCTCCGGGCGGACCAGCCTGTGGTGCCCCCACTGCCAGCGTGAGGACCCCTGA
- a CDS encoding sensor histidine kinase, whose product MTLRWRIVALVAAATCAAAAAVGVLVHHASRDRELSQARDGARTTLDRAAVIYARTGAVQGSGAVLDAPGLPGDLRRLVEKGHQGTEFTTGPGGPAMWAARPADDQVLSVRLDMSTTMRDIGALDTNIILAGLMTTAVVLPLGVLTAERMSRRLRLAAATARRIAAGDLDARISPATRPHDEIAEISGAVDSMAAALQERLLDEQRFTADVAHELRTPLMGLVTAAELLPPGEAAGYVRDRVRVLSTLVEDLLEISRLDAGAEEADLSPCPLGPVLEEAIAGTGLPARLRTGAAEDTGQRDCEDTGQRDVADGPKVWTDPRRLTRIVANLVVNAHRHGREPVEVTVAADGRTVTVHDHGTGFPDDLLEKGPQRFRTGVRERGRGHGLGLTIAAGQAQVIGATLEFGNAPDGGAVATLRLPERPERPEPPEPGPIHG is encoded by the coding sequence ATGACGCTGAGATGGCGGATAGTCGCCCTGGTCGCGGCGGCGACCTGTGCCGCCGCGGCCGCGGTGGGCGTGCTGGTGCACCACGCCTCGCGCGACCGCGAACTGTCCCAGGCGCGTGACGGGGCGCGGACCACGCTCGACCGCGCCGCGGTCATCTACGCCCGCACCGGCGCCGTCCAGGGCTCCGGGGCGGTGCTGGACGCGCCCGGGCTCCCCGGGGATCTGCGGCGCCTGGTGGAAAAGGGCCACCAGGGCACCGAGTTCACCACCGGCCCGGGCGGGCCCGCGATGTGGGCGGCCCGGCCCGCCGATGACCAAGTCCTGTCCGTACGCCTCGACATGAGCACCACGATGCGCGACATCGGCGCGCTGGACACCAACATCATCCTGGCCGGGCTGATGACCACCGCCGTGGTGCTGCCGCTGGGGGTGCTGACCGCCGAGCGGATGAGCCGGCGGCTGCGGCTGGCGGCGGCCACCGCGCGGCGGATCGCGGCCGGGGACCTGGACGCCCGGATCTCCCCCGCCACCCGCCCGCACGACGAGATCGCCGAGATCTCCGGGGCCGTGGACTCGATGGCCGCCGCGCTGCAGGAGCGGCTGCTCGACGAGCAGCGGTTCACCGCCGATGTGGCGCATGAGCTGCGTACTCCGCTGATGGGTCTGGTCACCGCCGCCGAGTTGCTCCCACCGGGCGAGGCGGCCGGGTATGTGCGCGACCGCGTGCGGGTGCTGAGCACGCTGGTCGAGGATCTGCTGGAGATCTCCCGGCTGGACGCGGGGGCGGAGGAGGCCGATCTGTCTCCCTGCCCACTGGGGCCGGTGCTCGAGGAGGCCATCGCGGGCACCGGGCTGCCGGCGCGGCTGCGGACGGGCGCGGCGGAGGACACCGGGCAGCGGGACTGCGAGGACACCGGGCAGCGGGACGTCGCGGACGGCCCGAAGGTGTGGACGGACCCCCGCAGGCTGACCCGTATCGTCGCCAATCTCGTGGTCAACGCCCATCGCCACGGCCGCGAACCGGTCGAGGTGACGGTGGCGGCGGACGGCCGTACCGTGACGGTCCACGACCACGGCACCGGCTTTCCGGACGATCTGCTGGAGAAGGGCCCGCAGCGGTTCCGCACCGGGGTCCGGGAGCGGGGCCGGGGCCACGGCCTCGGGCTGACCATCGCGGCCGGCCAGGCTCAGGTCATCGGCGCCACGCTGGAGTTCGGCAACGCGCCGGACGGCGGGGCGGTCGCCACACTGCGCCTGCCCGAGCGGCCCGAGCGGCCCGAACCGCCGGAGCCCGGACCGATACACGGCTGA
- the cseB gene encoding two-component system response regulator CseB, producing MTTAFTPPGPGSPTEAHLLLVEDDEVIRNTVRMALERYGFTVSTAGDGLTGLEIFRERQPDLLLLDVMLPELDGIGLCRRVREFSLAPILMMSARGDSLDVVSGLEAGADDYVIKPCESAVLVARIRSLLRRASFTPVARASRAEARGGAPEADGAAGPDTLVFGDLTIDTRGMEVRRAGEPLALTPTELRMLLEFAGSPGVVLERRTLLSRVWDHAWQGDTRVVDLHVQRLRAKIGAERIETVRGFGYKLRR from the coding sequence ATGACCACCGCCTTCACCCCGCCCGGCCCGGGCTCCCCGACCGAGGCGCATCTGCTGCTCGTCGAGGACGACGAGGTGATCCGCAATACGGTGCGGATGGCCCTGGAGCGGTACGGCTTCACCGTGTCCACCGCGGGCGACGGCCTCACCGGGCTGGAGATCTTCCGGGAGAGGCAGCCCGATCTGCTGCTGCTGGATGTGATGCTGCCCGAACTGGACGGCATCGGACTGTGCCGCCGGGTCCGCGAGTTCAGCCTGGCGCCGATCCTGATGATGTCCGCGCGCGGTGACTCCCTGGACGTGGTCTCCGGTCTCGAGGCGGGCGCCGACGATTATGTGATCAAGCCGTGCGAGAGCGCGGTCCTGGTGGCCCGTATCCGCTCGCTGCTGCGCCGCGCCTCCTTCACCCCCGTGGCCCGCGCCTCGCGCGCCGAGGCGCGCGGCGGGGCTCCGGAGGCGGATGGCGCGGCCGGTCCCGACACCCTCGTCTTCGGCGATCTGACCATCGACACCCGCGGGATGGAGGTGCGCCGCGCCGGAGAGCCGCTGGCCCTGACCCCCACCGAACTGCGGATGCTGCTGGAGTTCGCCGGCTCGCCCGGTGTGGTGCTGGAGCGCCGTACGCTGCTCAGCCGGGTCTGGGACCACGCGTGGCAGGGCGACACCCGTGTGGTCGACCTCCATGTGCAGCGGCTGCGGGCCAAGATAGGCGCCGAACGGATCGAGACGGTCCGCGGCTTCGGCTACAAGCTGCGGCGCTGA
- a CDS encoding transglycosylase domain-containing protein — protein sequence MAGPLTALRVRFTPDSEQTPRDTRPPGRRRGARGRGKRKRTGIRRFFTWRKLLAYVAGLCALLTGAFTVLYYSIDIPKANAQAKAQSNVYKFSDGKILARTGEINREMVTLDRVPTGVQHAFVAAENKSFYKDSGVDPMGILRGLVNTATGKGTQGGSTITQQYVKNYYLSQEQTATRKIKELVISLKVDQRNSKEDILAGYLNTSYFGRVAYGVQAAARAYYDKDVDDLTVEEGAYLAALVQAPSQYDWAVASPKAKRLVTRRWNYVLDNMVDMHWLDPAERKRMRFPVPVAPEPAPGLGGQAGYLVDAARNELIASGVSEQELAAGGWTITLNVDPAKQRALEETMHQGLDGSAKGKRARADAAATQGGAVSVDPRNGRIVALYGGRDYTRHYLSNATRGDYQVGPVFEPVSTAASLDAKMRDGATAGGLPEVKRTAGALGMETDGGGFATKESVGLGLMGSSPLRMAGVYASFDHEGKRVTPSIVKSARRGDETAGPPKAVGDRAIAPAAAQLITRSLIEDGGATAVRAVKRPSAGKGGISDDKRAAWYVGYTPDLVTAVALFGEDAKKRKQIPLTDARVQRVAELWSHYTGQALGDAPPAWFDFGPGPGAVPVPRQTGPTGR from the coding sequence ATGGCAGGTCCCCTGACGGCACTACGCGTACGGTTCACACCGGACTCGGAGCAGACGCCGCGGGACACCAGACCCCCGGGCCGGCGGCGCGGAGCGAGGGGACGCGGCAAGCGGAAGCGCACCGGCATCCGGCGGTTCTTCACCTGGCGGAAGCTGCTCGCCTATGTGGCCGGCCTGTGCGCGCTGCTGACCGGGGCGTTCACGGTGCTCTACTACTCGATCGACATCCCCAAGGCCAACGCCCAGGCGAAGGCGCAGAGCAACGTCTACAAGTTCAGCGACGGCAAGATCCTCGCCCGCACCGGCGAGATCAACCGAGAGATGGTCACCCTCGACCGGGTGCCCACCGGTGTGCAGCACGCGTTCGTGGCGGCCGAGAACAAGTCCTTCTACAAGGACTCCGGCGTGGACCCGATGGGCATCCTGCGGGGGCTGGTCAACACCGCGACGGGCAAGGGCACTCAGGGCGGCTCGACCATCACCCAGCAGTACGTCAAGAACTACTACCTGAGCCAGGAGCAGACCGCCACGCGCAAGATCAAGGAGCTGGTGATCTCCCTCAAGGTCGACCAGCGCAACTCCAAGGAGGACATCCTCGCGGGGTATCTGAACACCAGCTACTTCGGCCGCGTCGCCTACGGCGTCCAGGCCGCCGCCCGCGCGTACTACGACAAGGACGTGGACGACCTCACCGTCGAGGAGGGCGCGTACCTCGCGGCGCTGGTGCAGGCCCCCAGCCAGTACGACTGGGCCGTCGCGAGCCCCAAGGCGAAGCGCCTGGTCACCCGGCGCTGGAACTACGTCCTGGACAACATGGTGGACATGCACTGGCTGGACCCCGCGGAGCGGAAGCGGATGCGCTTCCCCGTGCCGGTGGCCCCCGAGCCCGCCCCCGGTCTCGGCGGACAGGCCGGGTATCTCGTGGACGCGGCCCGCAACGAGCTGATCGCCTCGGGCGTCAGCGAGCAGGAGCTCGCCGCGGGCGGCTGGACCATCACCCTCAATGTCGATCCGGCCAAACAGCGGGCGCTGGAGGAGACGATGCACCAGGGCCTCGACGGCTCCGCCAAGGGCAAGCGGGCCCGTGCGGACGCGGCCGCCACCCAGGGCGGCGCGGTGTCGGTGGACCCGAGGAACGGGCGGATCGTCGCGCTCTACGGCGGCCGTGACTACACCCGGCACTATCTGTCCAACGCGACCCGCGGCGACTACCAGGTGGGCCCCGTCTTCGAACCGGTCTCCACCGCCGCGTCCCTGGACGCCAAGATGCGGGACGGGGCCACCGCCGGGGGGCTGCCGGAGGTCAAGCGCACCGCCGGGGCGCTGGGCATGGAGACCGACGGCGGCGGCTTCGCCACCAAGGAGTCGGTGGGGCTCGGGCTGATGGGTTCGAGCCCGCTGAGGATGGCCGGTGTCTACGCCTCGTTCGACCACGAGGGCAAGCGGGTCACCCCGAGCATCGTGAAGTCCGCGCGGCGCGGCGACGAGACGGCCGGGCCGCCGAAGGCGGTGGGCGACCGGGCGATCGCCCCCGCGGCCGCCCAGCTGATCACCCGGAGCCTCATCGAGGACGGCGGAGCGACCGCGGTACGCGCCGTCAAACGGCCCTCGGCGGGCAAGGGCGGGATCTCCGACGACAAGAGGGCGGCCTGGTACGTCGGTTACACCCCGGATCTGGTCACCGCGGTCGCCCTCTTCGGCGAGGACGCCAAGAAGCGGAAGCAGATCCCCTTGACGGACGCCCGTGTCCAGCGGGTCGCCGAACTCTGGAGCCACTACACCGGCCAGGCGCTGGGCGACGCGCCCCCGGCCTGGTTCGACTTCGGCCCCGGGCCGGGGGCGGTTCCGGTCCCGAGGCAGACGGGGCCTACCGGACGGTGA
- the ctaD gene encoding cytochrome c oxidase subunit I yields MRNNTVVAAAPAAPPSRRPGPGATAVKWLTTTDHKTIGTLYLITSFAFFCIGGVMALLMRAELARPGIQIMSNEQFNQAFTMHGTIMLLMFATPLFAGFANWIMPLQIGAPDVAFPRLNMLAYWLYLFGSLIAVGGFLTPQGAADFGWFAYSPLSDAVRSPGVGADMWIMGLALSGFGTILGSVNFITTIICMRAPGMTMFRMPIFTWNVLLTGVLVLLAFPVLAAALFALEADRQFGAHVFDAANGGALLWQHLFWFFGHPEVYIIALPFFGIISEVIPVFSRKPMFGYISLIAATISIAGLSVTVWAHHMYVTGGVLLPFFSFMTFLIAVPTGIKFFNWIGTMWKGSLSFETPMLWAVGFLITFVFGGLTGVILASPPMDFHVSDTYFVVAHFHYVIFGTVVFAMFAGFHFWWPKFTGKMLDERLGKITFWTLFLGFHGTFLVQHWLGAEGMLRRIPDYLAADGFTTLNTISTISSFVLGLSFLPFLYNVWKTAKYGEKVVTDDPWGYGRSLEWATSCPPPRHNFVSLPKIRSESPAFDLHHPDVGQKESVA; encoded by the coding sequence ATGAGGAACAACACCGTTGTCGCGGCGGCGCCTGCCGCCCCGCCGTCGCGCCGCCCCGGGCCGGGGGCCACGGCCGTGAAATGGCTGACCACCACCGATCACAAGACGATCGGCACGCTCTACCTGATCACCTCGTTCGCCTTCTTCTGCATCGGCGGGGTGATGGCGCTGCTGATGCGCGCCGAACTGGCCCGGCCGGGCATCCAGATCATGTCGAACGAGCAGTTCAACCAGGCGTTCACCATGCATGGCACGATCATGCTGCTGATGTTCGCCACCCCGCTGTTCGCCGGGTTCGCCAACTGGATCATGCCGCTGCAGATCGGTGCGCCCGATGTGGCGTTCCCGCGGCTGAACATGCTGGCGTACTGGCTGTATCTCTTCGGTTCGCTGATCGCGGTGGGCGGGTTCCTGACTCCGCAGGGCGCGGCCGACTTCGGCTGGTTCGCCTACTCACCGCTGTCGGACGCGGTCCGCTCGCCGGGTGTCGGCGCGGACATGTGGATCATGGGTCTGGCCCTGTCCGGCTTCGGCACCATCCTCGGCTCGGTCAACTTCATCACCACGATCATCTGTATGCGCGCCCCGGGCATGACGATGTTCCGCATGCCCATCTTCACCTGGAATGTGCTGCTGACCGGTGTGCTGGTGCTGCTGGCCTTTCCGGTGCTCGCGGCGGCACTGTTCGCCCTGGAGGCGGACCGCCAATTCGGGGCGCATGTCTTCGACGCGGCCAATGGCGGGGCGCTGCTCTGGCAGCATCTCTTCTGGTTCTTCGGCCATCCGGAGGTCTATATCATCGCGCTGCCGTTCTTCGGCATCATCTCCGAGGTCATTCCGGTGTTCTCCCGGAAGCCGATGTTCGGCTATATCTCGCTCATCGCCGCGACGATTTCCATCGCGGGCCTTTCGGTCACCGTCTGGGCGCACCACATGTATGTCACCGGCGGCGTGCTGCTGCCGTTCTTCTCCTTCATGACGTTCCTGATCGCCGTGCCGACCGGCATCAAGTTCTTCAACTGGATCGGCACGATGTGGAAGGGGTCGCTGAGCTTCGAGACCCCGATGCTCTGGGCGGTCGGCTTCCTGATCACCTTTGTCTTCGGCGGTCTGACCGGCGTGATCCTGGCCTCGCCGCCGATGGACTTCCATGTCTCGGACACCTACTTCGTGGTCGCCCACTTCCACTACGTCATCTTCGGCACCGTGGTCTTCGCCATGTTCGCCGGATTCCACTTCTGGTGGCCCAAGTTCACCGGCAAGATGCTCGACGAACGGCTGGGAAAGATCACCTTCTGGACCCTCTTCCTCGGCTTCCACGGCACGTTCCTGGTGCAACACTGGCTCGGCGCCGAGGGAATGCTCCGCAGAATTCCCGACTACCTGGCGGCCGACGGCTTCACCACCCTGAACACCATCTCGACCATCAGCTCCTTCGTTCTCGGCCTGTCGTTCCTGCCGTTCCTCTACAACGTCTGGAAGACTGCCAAGTACGGCGAGAAGGTCGTCACCGACGATCCCTGGGGCTATGGACGTTCGCTGGAATGGGCGACCTCCTGCCCGCCGCCGCGCCATAACTTCGTCAGCCTGCCGAAGATCCGTTCCGAATCCCCCGCGTTCGATCTGCACCATCCCGATGTCGGCCAGAAGGAGAGTGTGGCGTGA
- a CDS encoding CU044_5270 family protein, giving the protein MTDELDLLREANPVSAGTGPWRDRPLDARAELLLRRLPSRDRGRRTVRRVIWSLEAVAAATVLALALTVSGTPSSAVAASRPVPLVAHASRADVSLAEIVRRARTAAAESPGKSERGSHVQSWALSMKSGEDPVTLPRESLTKWNADGSGFTLEVATDPRHPGRPVIEDGPPPRTVHEGKVLSEVRYPPGINGANQSYFEDPPAGASALREYLAVWSPGADRDPEELLSAIGSFRSVWTPGPRHRADIVTLLSGIEGLRPAGRVTDRLGREGQGFRFTSTPGARYLIVLDPDDGGVLDIEETFSQDDPEYRVKAGDVMSYTAYIS; this is encoded by the coding sequence ATGACCGACGAACTGGATCTGCTCCGCGAGGCCAACCCCGTGTCCGCCGGCACCGGCCCCTGGCGGGACCGGCCGCTGGACGCGCGCGCCGAGCTGCTGCTGCGGCGGCTGCCGTCCCGGGACCGGGGGCGCCGGACCGTCCGACGCGTGATCTGGAGCCTGGAGGCCGTGGCGGCCGCGACGGTCCTCGCCCTCGCGCTGACCGTCTCGGGCACCCCTTCCTCCGCGGTGGCCGCGTCCAGACCAGTGCCGCTGGTGGCGCACGCCTCCCGGGCGGACGTATCGCTCGCCGAGATCGTCCGACGGGCGCGGACGGCGGCCGCGGAGTCCCCGGGGAAGAGCGAGCGGGGCAGCCATGTCCAGAGCTGGGCGCTGAGCATGAAGTCGGGCGAGGACCCGGTGACGCTGCCCCGGGAGTCGCTGACCAAGTGGAACGCGGACGGCAGCGGTTTCACGCTGGAGGTGGCCACCGATCCGCGCCATCCGGGCCGCCCGGTGATCGAGGACGGTCCGCCGCCGCGCACCGTCCACGAGGGCAAGGTGCTGAGCGAGGTGCGCTATCCCCCCGGTATCAACGGCGCCAACCAGAGCTACTTCGAGGATCCCCCGGCCGGTGCCTCCGCACTGCGCGAGTATCTCGCCGTCTGGTCCCCGGGCGCCGACCGTGACCCGGAAGAGCTGCTCTCGGCCATCGGGTCCTTCCGCTCGGTGTGGACCCCGGGTCCGCGCCACAGGGCGGACATCGTCACGCTGCTCTCCGGGATCGAGGGGCTTCGCCCGGCGGGCAGGGTCACCGACCGGCTCGGCCGGGAGGGGCAGGGGTTCCGGTTCACCAGCACCCCCGGGGCCCGCTACCTGATCGTCCTCGACCCGGACGACGGCGGGGTGCTGGACATCGAGGAGACCTTCTCCCAGGACGATCCCGAGTACCGGGTGAAAGCGGGCGACGTGATGTCCTACACGGCCTACATCTCCTGA
- a CDS encoding PP2C family protein-serine/threonine phosphatase, protein MRFMRAAPGVSGRSQTLFAITRCLPFLVLAAVLSIELSPAHTLYTGPLLSPAPALAAVTMGPVGTVGVAVLAGVVSAITAIHNDAWDTPQVYTNLLALLVVAVASVATSAVRVRRDRELAHIRRIAEVSQNVVLRPLPARMGVVNTASVYLAAERGAQIGGDLYEAMCTRYGVRLIVGDVRGKGLAAVRSAAAVVGAFREAVHYERDLAEVMHRCAAALAREYELLDRSQLQDPQELEEQFVTVLLAQVTDESLIQLINRGHPPPLVMRGREVRSLDPARPLPPLGLEEFLRPPAIGVEAFPFLPGDRLLLHTDGVVEARNNDNEFFPLHRTMESLDCATPSEYLDGLRHALVQHTEGRLADDAAMVLIERDVGGPDRPFR, encoded by the coding sequence ATGCGATTCATGCGCGCCGCCCCGGGGGTGAGCGGTCGCAGCCAGACGCTGTTCGCGATCACACGGTGTCTGCCGTTCCTGGTCCTGGCCGCGGTACTCAGCATCGAGCTCTCCCCCGCGCACACCCTCTACACCGGCCCGCTGCTCTCCCCGGCGCCGGCGCTGGCGGCGGTGACCATGGGGCCGGTCGGCACCGTCGGGGTGGCGGTGCTGGCGGGCGTGGTCAGCGCGATCACCGCCATCCACAACGACGCCTGGGACACCCCGCAGGTGTACACGAATCTGCTGGCCCTGCTGGTGGTGGCGGTGGCGAGCGTGGCGACCAGCGCGGTGCGGGTGCGCCGGGACCGCGAGCTGGCCCATATCCGCCGGATCGCCGAGGTGTCCCAGAACGTGGTGCTGCGGCCGCTGCCCGCCCGGATGGGCGTGGTCAACACCGCCAGCGTCTATCTGGCGGCCGAGCGCGGTGCGCAGATCGGCGGGGACCTCTACGAGGCGATGTGCACCCGCTACGGAGTGCGGCTGATCGTCGGCGATGTGCGGGGAAAGGGGCTGGCCGCGGTGCGGTCCGCCGCGGCCGTCGTGGGCGCCTTCCGGGAGGCGGTGCACTACGAGCGGGACCTCGCCGAGGTGATGCACCGCTGTGCGGCCGCGCTGGCGCGCGAGTACGAGTTGCTTGACCGCTCCCAGCTGCAGGATCCGCAGGAGCTCGAGGAGCAGTTCGTCACCGTGCTCCTCGCCCAGGTGACGGACGAGTCGCTGATCCAGCTGATCAACCGCGGCCATCCGCCGCCCCTGGTGATGCGCGGGCGCGAGGTGCGCTCCCTGGACCCGGCGCGCCCGCTGCCGCCGCTCGGCCTCGAGGAGTTCCTCCGCCCGCCCGCGATCGGCGTCGAGGCCTTTCCGTTCCTGCCCGGTGACCGGCTGTTGCTGCACACCGACGGGGTGGTCGAGGCCCGCAACAACGACAACGAGTTCTTTCCGCTGCACCGGACCATGGAGTCGCTGGACTGCGCCACCCCGTCCGAGTACCTGGACGGGCTGCGCCACGCCCTGGTCCAGCACACCGAGGGACGGCTGGCGGACGACGCGGCCATGGTCCTCATCGAGCGGGACGTCGGCGGCCCGGACCGGCCGTTCCGCTGA
- a CDS encoding RNA polymerase sigma factor: protein MSTDDAFDDAYREHYWAVSRFVARRLDGQAWEVEEVVAEVFSVAWRRRAELPESPLPWLYGVARHCLANAVRGKGRYRRLLAKLGHHEVTRDGRTVASPDAERPGSWVLEALSRLAEADQEVLRLTTWEELTVEELGTVLGCGRSAAAMRLHRARRRLREQIETLRRDDRVSAGCTSGKGDKARSADGAGKAHEDGHA from the coding sequence ATGAGCACCGACGACGCCTTCGACGACGCCTACCGTGAGCATTACTGGGCGGTCAGCCGTTTCGTGGCACGGCGGCTGGACGGCCAGGCATGGGAGGTCGAGGAAGTGGTCGCCGAGGTGTTCTCGGTGGCCTGGCGGCGCCGGGCCGAACTGCCCGAGTCACCCCTGCCGTGGCTGTACGGGGTGGCCCGGCACTGTCTGGCCAACGCCGTGCGCGGCAAGGGCCGTTACCGCAGACTGCTGGCCAAGCTGGGCCATCACGAGGTGACGCGCGATGGGCGCACCGTGGCGAGCCCGGACGCGGAGCGGCCGGGCTCCTGGGTGCTGGAGGCGCTGTCCCGGCTCGCCGAGGCCGACCAGGAGGTGCTGCGGCTGACGACATGGGAGGAGCTGACCGTCGAAGAGCTCGGCACCGTGCTGGGGTGCGGCCGGTCCGCCGCGGCGATGCGGCTGCACCGGGCACGGCGGCGGCTTCGGGAGCAGATAGAGACCCTGCGCCGGGACGACCGGGTCTCAGCGGGGTGCACGAGCGGCAAGGGCGACAAGGCCCGTAGCGCTGACGGGGCCGGCAAGGCCCACGAGGATGGACACGCATGA